Within the Vigna angularis cultivar LongXiaoDou No.4 chromosome 10, ASM1680809v1, whole genome shotgun sequence genome, the region GGTTATAGAAGATTTCTTACTATTTCGAATCATTAAGACTTTAGGATGGTCATTATTTATTCTGATTTGCGTTTTTCATTGCTTATTGAAGATTCCAATTTCGTCCCAAATTTGTTTCCAAACATTATTGCTGAAAAATTAGTTTCAAACCTCTTACCATGGATCATCTGATATGAACTGTCATGTCTATGATAGGCTGTTGAATCAGACAACCAAGAGTTGGAGTTAGATCTTTCAAGTTTGGGGGCTGTCAATACAATGTTTGCAGCGCTTTTTAGGTACCAAGATTGAATGTGCTTCTCTGCCTCTTCActctcaatttcttttctttgttgaaTGCTTAGAACATTGCTAcatatttctttgtgttttttaacttttccctccttttcatcattcattttcttcatgAATGACAGTAAACTTGGTGTGCCAATTAAGACAACTGTATCTGCATCTGTTTTGGAAGAGGCACTCAATGGTTTAGTGACCATTCGTCCGCTTCCATTAGGTCATTATGTATCTAAAAGGGTGAGCTgcctattattttaattcattgatCCCTTTTTAGTCAtagttttcttatatttgttcttgttttggTGGTTTCATCTTACAGGTTGAGAAGCAATGTGCACACTTCTATTCAGTTACAATAACAGAAGAGGAAGCACGAGCTGGATTTGTTTGTCGAGTACATTCATCAGACAAAAGCAAGTTCAAGGTTAGaatttcatctctctcattcaAGAAATATTGAGCAAGTGTAATGCTCAACCAGACAATATTAAGATCTTTATTTGCGCCTTATGGAAACTGGTTTCTACACAAGAGTTCTCTGTCTCTTTCTTGTAAGATTAGTTTGTGGGATTGGGTGTTCCCAATGCAACTGCAAGACTAACGGTTagctttttttaatttagtgcATATTAGGGAGCTTATGTTACTTGAGATTCTAAATGCTCTCAATTAGCAAGGTGATTGATTCTATTTCACTACAATGATTTGCTCTCTTAGGGAACTTTGACCTTGAACTCTTGCAAATTTATTCGATTTCTTCATttcaaaaaattgaattatcccTTGGGtgtgtaatttatttttgtgcGCTGCTTTTACAGTTTCAAAAGTATTCTCCTTTCCTCGTATATTGTAAAACAATTATGTGTGTGTTTATACTAATGTTCTAGAtgattttcatataattttaatatttaaaatcattaatatGGTCAATTGATAAATGATCTCTTTGTATGGTGTTTGATACCTTGATTATCTTTCCACAGTTACTATATTTTGATCAGGAAGACAATGGTGGTTTAAGTCTTGCACTCCAGGTATTATACATTTTCTGTGTGTTTGTGAAACACAATGCTTGTATTTTTCTCAGAGGAATTAATTATTTCTGATGTAATGGTTATTCGTTGGATTTCAATGGCTCTTGCGTAATTATTTCATCGGcatactttttttctcttttgtattttgatttttgaGCATTCCGTGACATTAGTACATTACTAATTGTTGTTGTAGGAAGACAGTGCAAAAACAGGGAAGGTTACCTCTGCTGGGATGTTCTTTCTTGGGTTTCCTGTTTATAGATTGGACCAAACAATGAACTCTGTGAGTGGCAACTTTCACAAGatagtatttaatttaaattttgtctatccattttcattttaaaaaaaattggctGTTGAATTATTTCTCTATAGATAGCTGCTGCTAAGGATCCAGATACATCGTTTTTCAGAAAGCTGGATGGGTTTCAGCCTTGTGAATTAAATGAATTGAAGGCTGGTACCCATGTATTTGCTGTTTATGGTAAATGCCTACTTTTAACCCAGTGAGCCAGTGCTGCTTGTTATGTTGGTTACTGTAATTTTTGCCACATGAATTGACCGTCAAATTTCTTCTAGGtgacaactttttcaaaagtgCAAATTATACAATAGAAGCCCTATGTGCTGCACCTTttagtgaagaaaaagaaaatttaagaaGTATAGAAGCTCAAATCTTGTCTAAAAGGGCCGAAATATCAAAGTTTGAGGCAGAATATCGAGAGGTGGGCACTTGATCTGTATGGgtataattatattacttttcgTCAAATCTCATGCGGGGTCTTTGTAGGTTCTGGCTCAATTCTCAGAGATGACAAGTAGATATGCACATGAAATTCAATCAGTGAGTTCTTATTTTAAAACGGTTTTTTGTGCAGCATTCCACCGACCCCCTCTTTGGGGcaaaaattcatcaaaaatgGAAAACACTGAAGTTTTGCTATTTATTCCTTTGCAGATTGACGAACTACTGAAGCATAGGAATGAAATACATGCATCATACACTATTACTCCCTTTAAACGGAGTACAAGTAAGAGCAGAAGTAAAAGTTCTTCCAAGGAAAACAAAGAAGATGGCCAAACAAGAGAGAAGAGGAGTACAAGAGATCggccaaagaagaagaaatggtaTAACATCCACTTAAGAGTCGATAAGAGAAAGGCTTGCTAAGGTGAGAATTGGAAAATTAAGAATTCCACTGTAAAACTATAATCAGTTGATCTGGATCCTTTTGATTGTTTAGTCGTACAAGTTAAAGAAGAAGCCCTTGACAAagcaatataaaatattgttggAAGGTTTTCAGTCTATCACTCAAGCTTGTCAGGGATGACAACAACTCATTGTTTATGTATAAATCCATTTCCCCTTTCCTTTTATTTCTCTCCATGTAGCTCATCTTAAGAATTCGTACTTGTAAATTGTTTGATTTATTGATGAAGAATGATTAACTCTCTGCGGCTTgtaattttgtttacaagtaATGGCAAATCATTGGAGGATAGGGTCATGTATTTTCTTGCTTAATGGTATTTTCAatcttgtaatttttaatatctGGAATTAAGCCGAGTTAAGTTATTTCAGCATACCTTTTgagttatataaaatattatatctatcacttttagatttttattttacttcgTCAATTAGCATGATTTGGATTCTTTCTTAGAACCTTAATTTTTGCTGGAAATTATGATTACCGGTGCAATAATTGGCAGCTGGGGAttgtgtattttattattacatttattgatGGCCTTTAATCTTGGTGGACGGGTGACAAGCTGGAGCTTTGGTGGTTTGATCCCGTTAGTTATTTAATACCCTAATGATGTCTTCAGGAGACAATTTACAGCTAACGATGTGAATAGCAGCAATGCTTCCGTTTGTAAAATGGCGACAAAAGCAAGTAGAGAGATGCTGTCTAAATAAACTTTCTAGTTTAAGCTTGGCTTCAGAGGGTATTGATAATGAtgcattatttaaaaattcctATTGCAACCAACTGTTCTTAATAATGACCCAATGAGGTGTAGAACCAACCTAATTAGATGCAATGCAACAACAAATGAAAAGGGGTTTTGTTATTTCGACACCTcatttaatacataaataagAATGCATCCAAAGTGGATGCGACAACTAAAAGACTCTTAATACTACTGTCACTGCTACTAAGAGCCGGATCACTAGCTTCCCAAAGTTTTCTTATTCATATTTAAAGAGGGGCCCGTTAAACGTAGTGTAACTTGTTTGAATTGTTCTCTTCATTTATAAATAGTGTAACTGAGGCAATGTTACTATGTATTACTATAATTATaagtattgaaaaatattaatgcaCTCTATACAAGAACGGGACATTCCCTTTATTCTCTCCtattttttagtataatcaatttatttttcttcatgagggtaaattaactaaaaaattgTTAGAGTAAAGGACCGattggtaaaataaaattatcttcaaattcaaaattgataaataaacaagtaaaagaaattatgaataaatgACATTTGAAATGAAACCCAAAAAATATATTGGATTTGATTATTCttgttagttttcatttttgtatataaaactTATCTCAAAGACTTAGTCTTATTACATTGTAGATATTTTGACTTGGATAGAATAATAAGATTGTCTGAAATGAATAATACCATTTAATGCAAGGATTTTTCTAGAAACTGTATTCTAAAACTCATCTATATAGTctacaatgaaaaaa harbors:
- the LOC108336025 gene encoding chaperone protein dnaJ 16 isoform X3 translates to MFKEVTFSYNILSDPDKRRQYDSAGFEAVESDNQELELDLSSLGAVNTMFAALFSKLGVPIKTTVSASVLEEALNGLVTIRPLPLGHYVSKRVEKQCAHFYSVTITEEEARAGFVCRVHSSDKSKFKLLYFDQEDNGGLSLALQEDSAKTGKVTSAGMFFLGFPVYRLDQTMNSIAAAKDPDTSFFRKLDGFQPCELNELKAGTHVFAVYGDNFFKSANYTIEALCAAPFSEEKENLRSIEAQILSKRAEISKFEAEYREVLAQFSEMTSRYAHEIQSVSSYFKTVFCAAFHRPPLWGKNSSKMENTEVLLFIPLQIDELLKHRNEIHASYTITPFKRSTSKSRSKSSSKENKEDGQTREKRSTRDRPKKKKWYNIHLRVDKRKAC
- the LOC108336025 gene encoding chaperone protein dnaJ 16 isoform X2 — its product is MMPGHRSKSEKHDGGEKQLRRDPYEVLGVSRNSTDQEIKTAYRKMALKYHPDKNANDPKAADMFKEVTFSYNILSDPDKRRQYDSAGFEAVESDNQELELDLSSLGAVNTMFAALFSKLGVPIKTTVSASVLEEALNGLVTIRPLPLGHYVSKRVEKQCAHFYSVTITEEEARAGFVCRVHSSDKSKFKLLYFDQEDNGGLSLALQEDSAKTGKVTSAGMFFLGFPVYRLDQTMNSIAAAKDPDTSFFRKLDGFQPCELNELKAGTHVFAVYGDNFFKSANYTIEALCAAPFSEEKENLRSIEAQILSKRAEISKFEAEYREVLAQFSEMTSRYAHEIQSIDELLKHRNEIHASYTITPFKRSTSKSRSKSSSKENKEDGQTREKRSTRDRPKKKKWYNIHLRVDKRKAC
- the LOC108336025 gene encoding chaperone protein dnaJ 16 isoform X1, coding for MMPGHRSKSEKHDGGEKQLRRDPYEVLGVSRNSTDQEIKTAYRKMALKYHPDKNANDPKAADMFKEVTFSYNILSDPDKRRQYDSAGFEAVESDNQELELDLSSLGAVNTMFAALFSKLGVPIKTTVSASVLEEALNGLVTIRPLPLGHYVSKRVEKQCAHFYSVTITEEEARAGFVCRVHSSDKSKFKLLYFDQEDNGGLSLALQEDSAKTGKVTSAGMFFLGFPVYRLDQTMNSIAAAKDPDTSFFRKLDGFQPCELNELKAGTHVFAVYGDNFFKSANYTIEALCAAPFSEEKENLRSIEAQILSKRAEISKFEAEYREVLAQFSEMTSRYAHEIQSVSSYFKTVFCAAFHRPPLWGKNSSKMENTEVLLFIPLQIDELLKHRNEIHASYTITPFKRSTSKSRSKSSSKENKEDGQTREKRSTRDRPKKKKWYNIHLRVDKRKAC